A stretch of DNA from Cellulomonas xiejunii:
CTGCGCGGCGCGGCCGTCGTCGTGCTCCTCGGCGTGCGCCGCGCTCAGCTCCGCGACGTCACGCGCGCCGCGCCGGGCGCGGCCGCCTGACCTGCCGATCTCGCCGCGACCACGGCAGTGGTGTCGCCCTCGCCCTGCAGAGCGGCGGCCAGGGAGGCCACGGCCCCCACCACCACGACCGCCGGGTTACGGACACCGACCTCCTGCGCACGGGCGGCGATGTCGGCGAGCGTGCCGAGCGTCGTGCGCTGGGTCGGCAGGGTGCCGTCCTCGACGACCGCCACGGGCGTGGCCGGGTCGAGCCCGTGCGAGGCGAGGCGCGACATGTGCTCCGCGAGGCGGCCCACACCCATGAGGAGGACGAGCGTGCCGCGCAGCCGCGCCAGCGTCTGCCAGTCGGTGTCGGCGTCGTGCGCCGAGACGATCGTGACCTGGCGGGCGACGTCGCGGTGGGTCACGGGGATGTCGGCCGCGCCGGGCACGGCGATGGCGCTCGTGACGCCGGGGACGACCTCCACCGCCACGCCGGCGGCGCGGCAGGCGGCCAGCTCCTCCCCGCCGCGGCCGAGCACGAACGGGTCGCCGCCCTTGAGTCGCACGACCCGCTGCCCGGCGCGGGCGCGTTCGACGAGCAGCACGTTGATCTCGCTCTGCGTGAGCGTGTGCGCGTGCGGGGCCTTGCCGGCCTCGACCACCTCGACGTCCGGCTCGAGCTCGTCGAGCAGCGCGCGCGGCGCGAGCCGGTCGACGACGACGACGTCCGCCTCGGCGAGCGCGCGGCGACCGCGCGTCGTGATGAGGCCCGGGTCGCCGGGTCCGCCGCCGACGAGCGTGACGTGCCCCGCCCCCGGGCGACGACGACGCAGGGGGAGGGCCCCGGTGTCGAGCTGCACCTGCAGCGCGGAGCGCAGCGCGACCGCGCGGCGTGGGTCGCCGCCCGCGCCCACCGCGACCGTCACGTCGCCCGCGCGGGCGACGGCCGGGGTCCAGGCCGTCGACGCGGCGGCGTCGTCGGCGCGCACGCACCAGGTGCGTGCGGCCTCGGCCTCGGCTGCCACCGCGTCGTCCGTGCGCCGTTCGCCCGTCGCGGTGTGGACCAGCCACGCGTCGGCGAGGTCGCCGGGCGCGTACTCGCGGGCGTGCCACGTGACAGCACCGGCCGCGGCGAGGTCCGCCAGGTCCTCGCAGAGCGCAGGCGCGACGACGTGCACGTCGGCGCCGTCCGCGAGCACGCCGCGCGTCCGGCGGGCGGCGACCGGACCGCCGCCGACGACCACGACCCGGCGGCCCGCGAGGTCCAGCAGCAGGGGGTGCCGCGTCGTCATATCCCCGCCCCGGCGAGCCAGTCGTCGTCGCGCTCGTTCGCCCGTACCGGGGCGAGCCTGTCCAGCAGCGTGGGGCCGATCAGCCCGGCCGCGAGCGTGCTGCCGTCGGCCGGGTCCACCACGAGGAACCCGCCGGTCCGCCGGTGGGTCGCGTAGTCGTCGAGCACGACGGGCTCGGCCAGCCGCAGCCGGGCCCGTCCGATCGCGTTGAGCCCCAGCGACCGCGGCGCGGCCTCGGTGGAGGTGTCGGTCGCGTCGATGGTGTGCAGCGTGTCGACCGGGTCCCACTGCTCGACCGTGAGGGTGTCGACGTCCAGCCGGGCGTCGACCTCGCGCAGCAGGCCCCGCACCGTGCGCGTGCCGACACGCACCAGGACCCGGGCGCCGGGGACCGAGCGGCGCTCGGTCAGCCAGCAGACCGTCCCGACGAGGTCCTGGCCCGTCGCCACGTGCTCGGCGGCGGGCACGAGGACGTCGCCGCGCGCGACGTCGAGGTCGTCGGCGAGCCGCACGGTCACCGACCGCGGCGCGTCGGCGGCCTCCAGCGGCCCGTCGAACGTGTCGAGGGCGACGACGCGGCTCGTGCGTCCCGACGGCAGCACGCGCAGCTCGTCGCCGACCCGGACGACGCCCGAGGCGACCTTGCCCGCGTACCCGCGGTAGTCCGGGTGCTCCGGCGTGCGCGGACGGATGACGTACTGCACGGGCAGGCGCAGCGGCTCGGTGGACGCGTCGCGGGCGACCGGCACGCTCTCGAGCAGCTCGAGGAGCGTCGGCCCGTCGTACCAGGGAGCGCGCACCGACCGGTCGACGACGTTGTCACCGTCGAGCGCCGACAGCGGCACGGCGTGCACGGCGGGCAGCCCGAGCACGTGCGCGTAGTCCGCGAACTCGCGGGCGATCGAGCGGAACGTGGCCTCGTCGAAGCCCACGAGGTCCATCTTGTTGACCGCGAGCACGACGTTCGGCACCCCGAGCAGCGCGGTCAGCGCCGCGTGCCGACGCGTCTGCTCCAGCACGCCCTTGCGGGCGTCGACGAGCACGATCGCCAGCTCGGCGGTCGAGGCGCCCGTGACCATGTTGCGCGTGTACTGCACGTGGCCGGGCGTGTCCGCCAGGACGAACGCGCGGCGGGCCGTCGAGAAGTAGCGGTACGCGACGTCGATCGTGATGCCCTGCTCGCGCTCGGCCCGCAGACCGTCGGTCAGCAGCGCGAGGTCGACGCCCGCGCCGCCCCCGCCGCGGGCGGCCGTGGCGCGCTCGACCGCCGACAGCTGGTCGGCCAGCACCGACTTCGTGTCGTACAGCAGCCGGCCGATGAGGGTGCTCTTGCCGTCGTCGACGGAGCCTGCGGTCGCCAGCCGCAGGAGGTCGCGCTGCGTGTGGTCGTCGAGGTCGACGACCGCGGTGACGTCGGACGGCGCGGGCTGTGCCAGCCCGGCCGGTGCGTGCGTGCCCATCAGAAGTACCCCTCGCGCTTGCGGTCCTCCATGGCGGCCTCGGAGGCTCGGTCGTCCGCGCGGGTCGCGCCGCGCTCGGTGAGCCGGCTCGCGGCCACCTCGGCGATGACGTCCGCGACGTCGGCGGCCGTCGAGTCGACGGCGCCGGTGCAGCTCATGTCGCCGACCGTCCGGTAGCGGACATGCCGCCGCTCGACGTGCTCGTCGGGACGCGGCCCGCCCCAGGAACCCGCGGTGAGCCACATGCCGTCGCGCGCGAACACGTCGCGCTCGTGCGTGAAGTAGATGTCCGGCAGGTCGATGCCCTCGCGCTCGATGTACCGCCACACGTCGAGCTCGGTCCAGTTCGACAGCGGGAACACGCGCACGTGCTCGCCCTGCTTGTGGCGCCCGTTGTAGAGGTCCCACAGCTCGGGTCGCTGCCGGCGCGGGTCCCACTGCCCGAACTCGTCCCGCAGGGAGAACATCCGCTCCTTGGCCCGCGCCTTCTCCTCGTCGCGTCGCCCGCCGCCGAACACGGCGTCGAACCGGTGCGCGGTGATCGCGTCGAGCAGCGGCACCGTCTGCAGCGGGTTGCGTGAGCCGCCGGGGCGCTCGACCACGCGGCCGTCGTCGATCGCGTCCTGGACGCTGGCCACGACGAGGCGCAGACCGAGCTCGGCGACCGTGCGGTCCCGGTACTCGATGACCTCCGGGAAGTTGTGCCCGGTGTCGACGTGCATGACGGGGAACGGCACCGGCGCGGGCCAGAAGGCCTTGCGCGCGAGGTGCAGCATGACGATCGAGTCCTTGCCGCCGGAGAACAGCAGCACGGGTCGCTCGAACTCACCCGCGACCTCACGCATCACGTGGATGCCCTCGGACTCCAGGGCGTCCAGCTGGGTCAGCCGCGGGGTGCCGGGGGCCCCGACCACGGTGGGGGTGTCGGTGGAGATCGTCGTCATGTGTGCAGCCCGCATTCCGTCTTGTTCGTGCCTGCCCAGCGTCCGGCCCGGTGGTCCTCACCCGGTGCGACCGCGCGCGTGCAGGGCGCGCAGCCGATCGAGGCGTACCCCAGCTCACGCAGCGGGTTGAGCACCACGTGGTGCTCCGCGACGTACGCGTTCACGTCGCCCCAGGTCCACGCGGCCAGGGGGTTGAGCTTGACCTTGGACCGCCGGGCGTCCCACCCGACGACCGTGATGTCGGTGCGCGTGGGGGCGTCCTCGCGGCGCATGCCGGTGACCCATGCCGTGTAGGGAGCGAGGCCGCGCTCGAGCGGCTCGACCTTGCGCAGCGCGCAGCACAGGTTCGGGTCCCGCTCGTGGAGGCGCGGACCGTGCTCGGCGTCCTGCTCCGCGACGGTGCGCAGCGGCAGGACCGTGCGCAGGTTCACGTCCGTGAAGTCGGCGTAGTAGTCGCGCGTGCCGAGCGTCTCGGCGAAGTGGTAGCCGGTGTCCAGGAAGATGACGTCGATGCCCGGCGCGGCCTTCGCCGCGATGTCGACGAGCACCTCGTCACCCATCGACGAGGCCAGCACGAGGTCGGAGCCGAACACGGCGCGCGCCCATCGCAGGACGTCGCCCGGGTGCGCGCCCTCGAGGTCACGGCCCGCCTGCTCCGCCAGCGCTCGCAGCTCGTCGGGCGTCAGCTCGGTCACCGGACGCGTCGTCGCGCTCATCGCGCACCCACCAGGCCGAGGAAGCGCAGCGCGAACGCACGCGCGCACGAGCGGCACTCCCACTGGCCGTGCGTCTCGCCGGCCGGCCACAGGTCCTCCCCCGCGCAGAACGGGCAGTAGTAGGGCACGGCGCGCTGGCCGGCATCCGGCTCGCTCATCGCAGGTCCGCCTCGTCGGCACGGTGCGCCCACTGCGCGAAGAGCTCGCCGGGCTGCCGCTGCTCGTCGAAGCGGCGCGTGACGCGCTCGACGTAGTCCGGCAGCTCCGAGGACGGCACGCGCAGGCCGCGCAGCGTCCGGCCGAGCCCGCTCGTCAGTCCCAGACCGCCGCCGAGGTGCACCTGGTAGCCCTCCTCGTCGCCCGCGAGGACGCCCTTGAGGCCGATGTCGGCGGTCTGGATGCGGGCGCACGAGTTGGGGCAGCCGTTGACGTTGATCGTGATCGGCTGGTCGAACGTCGGCAGCCGGCGCTCGAGCTCGCCGACCAGGGCGGTCGCGCGGCCCTTGGTCTCCACGATCGCGAGCTTGCAGAACTCGATGCCCGTGCAGGCCATGGTGCCGCGGCGGAAGGTCGACGCGGTGCGCACCCGCAGCCCGAGGGACTCGAGCCCGTCGACGAGCGCGTCGACGCGCGGTGCGTCGACGTCCAGCACCACGAGCTTCTGCTCGGTCGTCAGCTGGACCCGGTCGGAGCCTGCCTCCTCCACGAGGTCGGCGAGCGCGGTGAGCACGGGGCCGGAGACGCGTCCCACGGCGGGAGCGGCGCCGACGTAGAACCGGCCGTCCTTCTGGGGGTGCACGCCGACGTGGTCCCGGCTGCCCGTCGGCGGCGGCGGGGGCTCGGGGCCGTCGGGCAGCGCGCGGCCGAGGTACTCGGTCTCGAGCACCTGACGGAAGACCTCGGTGCCCCAGTCCGCGAGCAGGAACTTCAGGCGGGCGCGGGTACGCAGCCGGCGGTAGCCGTAGTCGCGGAAGATCCCCACGACGCCGCTCCACACCTCGGGCACCTGCTCGAGCGTGACGAACGCACCCAGCCGCTTGCCGAGCATGGGGTTGGTCGACAGCGCGCCGCCCACCCACAGGTCGAAGCCGGGGCCGAGCTCGGGGTGCGCGACGCCGACGAACGCCACGTCGTTGATCTCGTGCGCGACGTCCTGGTGCGGGGACCCGCTGATGGCCGTCTTGAACTTGCGCGGCAGGTTGGAGTACGCGGGATCGCCGATGTACCGGTCACGGATGGCCTCGATGGCCGGGGTGCCGTCGATGATCTCGTCGGCCGCGACCCCCGCGACCGGGGAGCCGATGATGACGCGCGGCACGTCCCCGCACGCCTCCTGGGTCGACAGACCGACGGACTCCAACCGGCGCCAGATCTCCGGGACGTCCTCGATGCGGATCCAGTGGAGCTGGATGTTCTGCCGGTCGGTGATGTCGGCCGTGCCGCGCCCGAACTCCTGCGAGACACCGGCGATGGTGCGCAGCTGGCGCAGGTTCAGCGTGCCGCCGTCGCAGCGCACGCGGAGCATGAAGTACTCGTCCTCGAGCTCGTGCGGCTCGAGCGTCGCCGTGCGGCCGCCGTCGATGCCGGGGCGGCGCTGGGTGTACAGACCCCACCAGCGCATGCGGCCGCGCAGGTCGTCGCCGGGGATCGAGGCGAAGCCCTCACGGGCGTAGACCGTCTCGATGCGGCGCCGGACGTTGAGGCCGTCGTCCTGCTGCTTGAGCGCCTCGTTGGCGTTGAGGGGCTCGCGCTGGTCGAAGGCCCACTGCCCCTCGGGACGCTTGGCGGGAGGGACGACAGGGGAGCGGGACGTGGTCTGCGCCATGGGGCGCCACCTCCGGGGTGCTGGGGGGCGTGCTCACGCGGCCGCGCACGACACAGGTCGTGGGGACGGGCGCGGACCACGCGCCCGTCGGGGAGATACGGGGCGGGTCAGCGGTTCCGCGGACAGCAGGCACACGGGACCGCGGCGGCGCGACAGCACCGACACATGGCACGGTTCCCGGGGAGGCTCACGTGACGAGCGTGGCACGCGTCCGGGTGAATCGGGACCCTATGTCCGGTGCGTGAGACGCTCTCTCGCAGGCTGGACACCGGTGCCCCCGGGCGGCCGCGGCTGTCGAACGCGAGGCGCCTGGGGCGCGCCGGTCGTGGGACGTATCGTCGACCCGGTGAGCGCAGCCCGTCCCGTGAACCCCGCCGGCTCGTCGGACCGCGGCGCCGTGTCGCTGACGGTGCGGCACCCCAAGGTGCCCACCGAACGCCTGCTGGCCGAGCTCGTGCCACCGCAGCACTTCGCGCGGGAGTCCTTCGACACCTACGAGCCCGACCCGGCGCACGCGTCGCAGCGCGAGGTGCGCGACCGGCTGCGCGAGGTCGCCGACGCGCTCGCGGCACCCACGCGGACCGGCGGCTCGTGGTGGCGCCGGCGCGCGGCCGCGAGCGCCCCCGCGGTGTACCTGGACGGCGGCTTCGGGGTCGGCAAGACACACCTGCTCGCGGCCCTGGCGCACGCGGTCGGGCCCGAGCGCGTCGCGTACGGGACGTTCGTCGAGCTGACGAACCTGGTCGGGGCGCTCGGGTTCGCGGCCACGGTCGACGCGCTGGGCGAGCGGCGCCTGGTGTGCATCGACGAGTTCGAGCTCGACGACCCGGGCGACACCGTGCTGATGTCGCGTCTGCTGCGCGAGCTCGCCGACCGCGGCGTCGCGATCGCCGCGACGTCGAACACGCTGCCCGAGTCGCTCGGCGAGGGGCGGTTCGCCGCGGAGGACTTCCTGCGCGAGATCCAGGCGCTCGCCGCGCGCTTCGAGGTCCTGCGGATCGACGGGGAGGACCACCGCCACCGCGTCGTCACGACGGACGCCGCGCTGCTCGACGCGGACGCCGTGCGCGCCGCCGTCAGCGCGCGCCCCGGCGGGGCGCTCGACGACTTCGACGCACTGCTGGCGCACCTGGCGTCCGTGCACCCCAGCCGCTACGGCGCGCTCCTCGACGGGGTGGACGTGGTCGGCCTGACCGGTGTGCACGGGATCGACCGGCAGGACGTCGCCCTGCGATTCGTCGTCCTGGTGGACCGGCTCTACGACCGGGACGTGCCCGTCGTCGCGTCGGGCGACGGCACGGACCTGTTCACGGCGGACATGCTGGCAGGCGGTTACCGCAAGAAGTACTTCCGCGCGCTTTCGCGGCTTGCGGCACTGACGTCGCAGGGTGCGGCGCTGGTTGCGGAGAGAAAGGCGTAACGGGCCCCGCGATCGTCGGACCTGTCGGCGAAACTCTCGCCCGGCAGGGAGCGCGAATCACAGGGATGGGATTATGCGCGCGCTGCGGGAGGGCTGCAGTGCGACGGCTCCTCAAAGAATCCCCAGGAGCTCCGTGCGGATCACCAGTCGGCGGCCCAGCGCAATCCCAGGTAGGCGAGTGCGACGGACGCGACCAGCACGCCGACCCCGTACGCCAGGGCGGTTCCCACCTGCTTCTTGCGCACGAGCTGGACCAGCTCGTAGCTCGCCGTGCTGAAGGTGGTGTAGCCGCCGAGGAACCCCGTGCCCAGGACCGCGCCGAGCGCCTCGGGCGCCAGCCGACCCGCGATCAGGCCGGTGAGGAGGCCCAGGGCGAGCGAACCCGTGAGGTTGATGATCGCCGTGGGCCAGGGGAACGTCGCCGACCCGGTGCGCGTGCGGATCCACGCGTCGACGACGTAGCGAACGACAGCCCCCAGACCTCCCGCGAGCGTCAGCAGCAGCAGCTCCGTCACGACCGGCCTCCCCACGCGTGGCCCTCGATGCTGCGCAGCTCACGGTGGTTCACCGGCTGCGGGTGCAGGCGTGCGCCGATCGCGATGCCGGCGAGGGTGGCCAGCGCCCCCAGCAGGAGTGTTCCCAGCGCATAGAGGGCCGCCGCACCGGCGCGGTCGGCCAGCAGGAGTTTGGCGCTGTCGGTCGCGAACGAGCTGTACGTGCTCAGGCCGCCGCAGAAGCCGGTCCCGATGAGGAGCTTCACGCGCCCGGCGCCCAGCGTGCCGGGCGCGGAGCGTGCGAGCGCCTCGTACAGGTAGCCGAGCACGAGGGCGGCGAGGACGTTGACGACCGGGATCGCCACCGCGACCTGGTCGACCGGGTGGATGTCGAGGGTCAAGCCCTCACGGACGGCCACCCCGACGGCGCCGCCGACGAACACCAGCGCGACGGCCGACAGCGCGACGTGCGGGCGGCGGGCCGCCTTCGGCGCCGGGGCGTCCGTGGCGTGCGCGCCGTGGCCGTCGACGTCACCGTGCGCGCCGTGCGCGGGTTCGCCGGGGCTGCCCGGCGTCGTAGGTGGGGAATCCATGAATTCGATGCTAGGGGCGAGCGCCCGATCTGCACGCCGAGAATGGTCGGGATTTCTCGGACGCATGTCTACGACGACCGTCTACGACAACTGTCTGATACACGCGTCCAGAATTCCGCCCAGGGCGCGGATCGACGCGTTCTCGCTGGTGGCGAGCGTATTGTGCGGGTCGGTTGTGCGTCGCCCGCATCGGGGTAATGTGTCTGGTGTAGTCCGAATCGCGGACCTAGTTTTCACGAGAGCTCGAGGTAGGCAATGGACCTGACACCGCGGGAGATCGAGAAGCTGTACATCTACCAGGTGGCCGAGCTCGCGCGACGCCGTCGCCAGCGCGGCACGAAGCTGAACGTGTCCGAGGCGCAGGCGCTCGTGTCGGAGGCGATCATCGAGGCCGCGCGCGACGGCAAGTCGGTCGCGGAGTGCATGGAGCTCGGCAAGCGCGTGGTCTCGGAGGGCGACTGCATGCCGGGTGTCCGCGAGCGCGTCTCGCTCCTGCAGGTCGAGGCGACGTTCCCCGACGGCAGCAAGCTCGTGTCCTGCCACGACCCTGTCCAGGCCTGAGGTGGGTGCCGTCCGCGTCGTGCTGGTGGGCGGCCATGAGAGCGCCGACGGAGCAGACCTGGCGCCGGTCGTGCAGCAGCTGCCCGAGGCCGCCGTCAGCACGCCCGGCAGGTCACTGCTCAGCCAGGTCCGCGCTGCCCTGGCCGGCTCGGACGCGCCCGTCGTCGTGCTGCCCATGACGTGGGGGCGCGACCCGGTCATGATCGCCGAGACCGCGCGGACCCTGCGCTGGGTCGCGGGAGGCGACGCGCACGGGCGTGTCGCGCTCAGCGAGCCCTTCGGGACGACGGACCACCTGATCGCGCTGCTGCGCACCGCGGCGACGCGGACCGCGACCCGGTGGCCGGGATCCGGGCTGGTCGTGTCCGCGCCGCGCGCCTCCCCGTTCGACGACGCCGAGCTGCACCGTGTTGCGCACCTGGTCCGTGTCCACGGCGCGGGCCTGGAGATCGGCGTGGCGTGCGTCGGGGAGCCGGCCGACCTGACGCTCGCCGTCGACCGCGTCCGTGCGCTGCGCCCCGGGCACGTCGCCGTCGTCCCGGCGGGGTTCGCGACCGCGTGCCCCGAAGCGGACGCGCTCGCGGACGTCGACTTCGTCGGGCCGCTCATGACCACGTCGGCGGTGCTGCGGGTCGTGCGGGAGCGCACGGCCGGGGCCCTGCAC
This window harbors:
- the zapE gene encoding cell division protein ZapE; its protein translation is MSAARPVNPAGSSDRGAVSLTVRHPKVPTERLLAELVPPQHFARESFDTYEPDPAHASQREVRDRLREVADALAAPTRTGGSWWRRRAAASAPAVYLDGGFGVGKTHLLAALAHAVGPERVAYGTFVELTNLVGALGFAATVDALGERRLVCIDEFELDDPGDTVLMSRLLRELADRGVAIAATSNTLPESLGEGRFAAEDFLREIQALAARFEVLRIDGEDHRHRVVTTDAALLDADAVRAAVSARPGGALDDFDALLAHLASVHPSRYGALLDGVDVVGLTGVHGIDRQDVALRFVVLVDRLYDRDVPVVASGDGTDLFTADMLAGGYRKKYFRALSRLAALTSQGAALVAERKA
- a CDS encoding urease subunit gamma, whose translation is MDLTPREIEKLYIYQVAELARRRRQRGTKLNVSEAQALVSEAIIEAARDGKSVAECMELGKRVVSEGDCMPGVRERVSLLQVEATFPDGSKLVSCHDPVQA
- a CDS encoding sulfate adenylyltransferase subunit 1, translating into MGTHAPAGLAQPAPSDVTAVVDLDDHTQRDLLRLATAGSVDDGKSTLIGRLLYDTKSVLADQLSAVERATAARGGGGAGVDLALLTDGLRAEREQGITIDVAYRYFSTARRAFVLADTPGHVQYTRNMVTGASTAELAIVLVDARKGVLEQTRRHAALTALLGVPNVVLAVNKMDLVGFDEATFRSIAREFADYAHVLGLPAVHAVPLSALDGDNVVDRSVRAPWYDGPTLLELLESVPVARDASTEPLRLPVQYVIRPRTPEHPDYRGYAGKVASGVVRVGDELRVLPSGRTSRVVALDTFDGPLEAADAPRSVTVRLADDLDVARGDVLVPAAEHVATGQDLVGTVCWLTERRSVPGARVLVRVGTRTVRGLLREVDARLDVDTLTVEQWDPVDTLHTIDATDTSTEAAPRSLGLNAIGRARLRLAEPVVLDDYATHRRTGGFLVVDPADGSTLAAGLIGPTLLDRLAPVRANERDDDWLAGAGI
- the cobA gene encoding uroporphyrinogen-III C-methyltransferase, translating into MTTRHPLLLDLAGRRVVVVGGGPVAARRTRGVLADGADVHVVAPALCEDLADLAAAGAVTWHAREYAPGDLADAWLVHTATGERRTDDAVAAEAEAARTWCVRADDAAASTAWTPAVARAGDVTVAVGAGGDPRRAVALRSALQVQLDTGALPLRRRRPGAGHVTLVGGGPGDPGLITTRGRRALAEADVVVVDRLAPRALLDELEPDVEVVEAGKAPHAHTLTQSEINVLLVERARAGQRVVRLKGGDPFVLGRGGEELAACRAAGVAVEVVPGVTSAIAVPGAADIPVTHRDVARQVTIVSAHDADTDWQTLARLRGTLVLLMGVGRLAEHMSRLASHGLDPATPVAVVEDGTLPTQRTTLGTLADIAARAQEVGVRNPAVVVVGAVASLAAALQGEGDTTAVVAARSAGQAAAPGAARVTSRS
- a CDS encoding phosphoadenylyl-sulfate reductase, producing MSATTRPVTELTPDELRALAEQAGRDLEGAHPGDVLRWARAVFGSDLVLASSMGDEVLVDIAAKAAPGIDVIFLDTGYHFAETLGTRDYYADFTDVNLRTVLPLRTVAEQDAEHGPRLHERDPNLCCALRKVEPLERGLAPYTAWVTGMRREDAPTRTDITVVGWDARRSKVKLNPLAAWTWGDVNAYVAEHHVVLNPLRELGYASIGCAPCTRAVAPGEDHRAGRWAGTNKTECGLHT
- a CDS encoding fluoride efflux transporter FluC, with the protein product MDSPPTTPGSPGEPAHGAHGDVDGHGAHATDAPAPKAARRPHVALSAVALVFVGGAVGVAVREGLTLDIHPVDQVAVAIPVVNVLAALVLGYLYEALARSAPGTLGAGRVKLLIGTGFCGGLSTYSSFATDSAKLLLADRAGAAALYALGTLLLGALATLAGIAIGARLHPQPVNHRELRSIEGHAWGGRS
- a CDS encoding nitrite/sulfite reductase, with translation MAQTTSRSPVVPPAKRPEGQWAFDQREPLNANEALKQQDDGLNVRRRIETVYAREGFASIPGDDLRGRMRWWGLYTQRRPGIDGGRTATLEPHELEDEYFMLRVRCDGGTLNLRQLRTIAGVSQEFGRGTADITDRQNIQLHWIRIEDVPEIWRRLESVGLSTQEACGDVPRVIIGSPVAGVAADEIIDGTPAIEAIRDRYIGDPAYSNLPRKFKTAISGSPHQDVAHEINDVAFVGVAHPELGPGFDLWVGGALSTNPMLGKRLGAFVTLEQVPEVWSGVVGIFRDYGYRRLRTRARLKFLLADWGTEVFRQVLETEYLGRALPDGPEPPPPPTGSRDHVGVHPQKDGRFYVGAAPAVGRVSGPVLTALADLVEEAGSDRVQLTTEQKLVVLDVDAPRVDALVDGLESLGLRVRTASTFRRGTMACTGIEFCKLAIVETKGRATALVGELERRLPTFDQPITINVNGCPNSCARIQTADIGLKGVLAGDEEGYQVHLGGGLGLTSGLGRTLRGLRVPSSELPDYVERVTRRFDEQRQPGELFAQWAHRADEADLR
- the cysD gene encoding sulfate adenylyltransferase subunit CysD, which codes for MTTISTDTPTVVGAPGTPRLTQLDALESEGIHVMREVAGEFERPVLLFSGGKDSIVMLHLARKAFWPAPVPFPVMHVDTGHNFPEVIEYRDRTVAELGLRLVVASVQDAIDDGRVVERPGGSRNPLQTVPLLDAITAHRFDAVFGGGRRDEEKARAKERMFSLRDEFGQWDPRRQRPELWDLYNGRHKQGEHVRVFPLSNWTELDVWRYIEREGIDLPDIYFTHERDVFARDGMWLTAGSWGGPRPDEHVERRHVRYRTVGDMSCTGAVDSTAADVADVIAEVAASRLTERGATRADDRASEAAMEDRKREGYF
- the crcB gene encoding fluoride efflux transporter CrcB; the protein is MTELLLLTLAGGLGAVVRYVVDAWIRTRTGSATFPWPTAIINLTGSLALGLLTGLIAGRLAPEALGAVLGTGFLGGYTTFSTASYELVQLVRKKQVGTALAYGVGVLVASVALAYLGLRWAADW